The Pricia mediterranea genome includes a window with the following:
- a CDS encoding single-stranded DNA-binding protein — protein MNAIKNRVQLIGNLGQDPEIMDLENGSKLAKFSIATSDYYKNAKGEKVEDTQWHNIVAWGKTAEIVESYLTKGKQVAIEGKLMHRTYETKEGEKRYFTEIKCNELLMLGK, from the coding sequence ATGAACGCAATTAAGAACAGAGTACAGTTGATCGGCAACCTGGGCCAGGACCCGGAAATCATGGACCTGGAAAATGGCAGCAAGCTGGCCAAGTTTTCCATCGCTACAAGTGACTACTACAAAAACGCGAAAGGCGAAAAAGTAGAGGATACCCAATGGCACAACATTGTCGCTTGGGGCAAGACCGCCGAAATCGTCGAAAGCTATCTCACCAAGGGCAAGCAGGTGGCGATCGAGGGAAAATTGATGCATCGCACCTACGAGACCAAGGAAGGTGAAAAGAGATACTTCACAGAAATCAAATGCAACGAACTTTTGATGTTGGGGAAGTAG